The Marinobacter szutsaonensis sequence GATCAGCCAGAGGTTCTGTTGGCTCATGCGCTGTCTCCATTTGGGTCCGCTTCCGGCAGATCAATGACCATGGTGGTGCCGTTCTCATCGGCCCTGGCCCTGAGGGTGCCGCCCAGGCGCTGGATCGTGGCATTGGACAGGAACAGGCCGACACCGAGTCCGTTTCTGGAATCCACGATTTCTTCCCCCGGGGCGCCCTCAAGGGCAGCCTCCAGACCCTCACCGTGATCCTCCACGACAATCTCGATCCGGCCCGGAGCGCCGGTGCGGGCCGCCACTCCGACCCAGGTAGGGCTCGCGGTCAGGGCGTTGGCCAGCAGATTCAGTACCGCCTGGTCGAGGGTCGCGTCCACGGCCACCGGCGCTTTCGGGAACGGTTGTTGCCAGTGGATCGGGCCGGATGGCCAGAGCAGGGTGGCCGATTCCCGCAGACGCAACAGCCAATCCTCCACCGTCAGGGTTTCCCGGTGGGCGGACCGGGCCTCCACCGCGGCGCGGGTGAGTTGCTGGAGGTGCTGGCTGCACAGCTGGATCTGCTGCTCCATGGTGTCCAGGTCTTCCTGCAGGGCACCGGACTGTTCTGTAGGGCTATTGCGACCGGTTTCCGATCGGATCTCGTCCAGCAGCAGGGTCATGGTATTCAGTGGTGTGCCCAGCCGGTGGCCCACAGCGGCGGCGGAGAGGCCGAGGGCAATGATCTGCTCATCCCGAAGGCGGTTTTCACGGAACTGTGCCAGTTGCAGCTGCTGGCTGCGAAGCCGACGGGCCAAGGCACCAACCACCAGCAGCAGGATGGCCGCAGTAAGGGCAAAGGTGGCCCACATGCCGAACAGGTGCAGTTGGGCCAGATTGTCATTGTGCTGACCGTGGGTAATTGGGGTGTGCCAGAGCACCAGTGCCGTGTAGGCGGCTATGCCGCTGATGGTAATGGCGATACTCTGGCCCAGCGGGACCAGGATGATGGCCACGGCAATGGGCAGCAACAGTAGGGAAACCAGGGGGTTGGTGTAGCCACCGGTCAGGAACAGCCAGCCGCCAATCAGGGCAATATCGGCCAGCAGCCCGGCACTGACCGCCAGGGAGGAGGCCGGCGGTCGGCGGGTGAACCAGAGCCAGCCCAGGGTGGCGAGCACTCCGTAACCCAGGCACAGCAACAGGGCCTCGGCCTCGTGCGCCAGGGTAATCATGGTTTCTGCGACAGCGATTGCGACCAGCTGGATGGTAACGATGGCCAGCCGCATGCCGAGCAGGTAGCGGGCTGCCTGGCGGATACCGGTCTGAGAGTGTGTGAGCCATTCCATGGTCGGAATTCTACCAACAGTGGCGGCGTCCGGCAGATTTGTTTTCACTGGGCTTGCCGCGGGTCAATCCCCGAAGTAGCAGATCAGGCGATGGCTGACGACATCCGCGCGAAGGTGCAGCGGTCGATCGTCGATGGTGGTGACCAGGACGGCATTTTCCGGCCGGGCTTCCGGCTCGGTCGCCCGGGATGCGGGCCCCAAGAGTTCGGGCTGGTAAAGGCACTGCCTGTCGTCCGGGAACAGGGCTACATACGCGGTACCGGTTTCCACCAGATCCTGGAAGAAGTGGGAGCCATAGGAGAGATCCGGCATCATATCCCCGGCTTTCTCAGATACTTCCACCAGCACCGATACCCCCGCGATATCGGCAAATCGCACCGGTACCCCCAGCTCGGGACTGCTGGTGCCCCAACGGCCGGGACCGATCAACAGGGTGTGGCCGTTGCCCTGGCGCACCGCCTCTCCGACCAGCCTGGCGACCTCGTAGCGCTGACCGGTGGTCAGTCGGGAGTACACCGAGGCGTCGATGCGGATCACCCGCTCCAGGGTCAGGTTGATGTTGCCGCCCATGAAATGGCCTTCGGTACGGAACAGCACCCGCTTAGGGTCTGGCTCCTCCGGCAGGGTGACCGGCCCGGTTTCGCCGATGGTGGCCAGGGGACGGCACTGCACCAGGTTGAAGGACGGCTCCCCTTGGCGGTCCAGGTGCAGCGTGAATTCCACATCCACGGGGTGTCGGTAGCCCGCTTCGAGTGTTTTCAGCAGCCGGGACAGGCGTTCGATGAACCGGGAGCGTTTCACCAGCGGCGTGAACGTCAGTCGCCAGACCGGCCCGTCCAGCCCGAGCTGCTCCGCCCGTTCGCTGGCCGGGCGGTCCACTTCCGCCAGGTATGGCAGGGGCAGGGCCGGCACATCGTGCGCCAGCTGGCTCAGGGGGCAGGTGGTGAGGGCGCCTTCCTGCAGGTCCAGCAGATCTACCAGGTGTTGGGAAAAGCGGTAGCTTTCATCCTGGTTCCGGAACGGATGACGGCCGGGTTGGTCCAGGGCCATGACACAGGCGTGATCGCCCTCGATCCGGTCGACCGCCCGGGTGCCAAGCCCCATGACCAGCCGGACCATGCCCGCCTCCGGGTCCATGCTGCTGTCCCAGGCAAAGGTATTGCGGGAGACGCCCACCCCGGCGGCGTCCGGCAGGTAATAGCGGCCGTGAAAACGGCCATTCACCCGCTGGATCAACAGAGCCATGGGCTCCTCCCGCTGATGCAGGCCCCGTTGCCGGCGATACACCAGGGCATCCTCACTCATCGACGAGGCATAGACCTGCCGTATGGCATCTTCCAGTGCCGCCAGTCGCTGCTCCGGCCCCCCCTGATTGACCAGGAATACGCTGTCGTATTTTCCGGCAAAGGCATTGCCGAAACCGTCTTCTTGCAGACTGCTGGACCGCACCAGGATCGGGTACTGGCCGTAATGATCCAGCAGGCGCTCCAGCTCAGAGCGGATCTCGTCGGGAAAGCCGCCCTCGAGGATGCTTTGCTGTAATTCCGGGGCTTCGGCAAGGTAGCCGGCCTCCGAGCGCTGGCGCATGACTGACGGCCACAGACCGTTGTGGACCAGGAAGGCGTAATAGGCGTCGGTGCCGAGGTAGCTTGAATCGTGGGGCTCCAGACAGGATTTCCAGGTATCCGGATCCTCCTGCAGCAGAATATTACGGGCAATCAGCATGCCGGTGGCCTTGCCGCCGATGTAGCCGCTGCCCACCATGCGGCTGCGGATGGTCAGCAGATCCTCGAGGCTCAGGTAGTGCCTGGCCAGCTCCAGTATCTTGGGATCGCGACTGATGAGCACCTTCAGGACCTGGTCCTGAAGATCGTCCACGCAGTGTTGCTCGTGATTGGCCAGGGCCCGGCCGGCTTCCTGGAACAGTTTGTCCCAGTAATCCAGCAGCGGCTGGCGATGCAGGTATTCCAGTTCCAGGCTGGCCTGGACGCGGGTTGCGTCGCTACTGTCGGTGATCGGCCCGAAGCGGCCGCCCTGTTCCCGGTGCGGCAGGAACATGGTGGGGGATTGCCGGCGCCAGGCCTTGATGGGGTGAATCTGTACTTCTGCACCATCCCGGTGTACGTCGATCATTACCTGGGTGGTTTCCCGGATCCGGTCCAGGGTCATGCGGGAGTGGCGTTGCGGATGCAGGGCGAACCAGGCGACCGTGTCCAGCTCGAACAGGAACGGACAGACGACCCGGAAGAAGTTGCCCACCATGGCATCGGTGGCCCAGGCATTGAGCAGTTCGCTCAGGCAGTCGCAAACATAAAAGGCGCCGCGACCATGCTCTTCGATCAGCCGCCAGATCCGGCTGGTGAAGCTTTCGAATCCGCCCAGGGCGTTGATATGAATGACCCGGACAGCGGGGTGTTCGGATACGATCGGAGCGTGTTCCCCGAAGCGCAGATAGATGATCTGCCGGCCCGCGTCGGCCGCGGCATCGATGAAGGGAAGGACGAACCGGCGATAGTCGTCGAGGTCTGAAACCCGCCAGACCACGTTATCGCCGATTCGAAGGCCATCCAGAACCTCATCCAGTCCGGCCAGCCCGGTGGAAACCCGGTCGGTGGGCTGGAGAGGCTCGTCGCTGGTCATGGCCGGATCAGATCACACCCATGGCGTTCATCGCCCTGGCAACACGGAGGAAGCCAGTGATGTTGGCGCCCAGCACGTAGTTGCCTTCCGAGCCGAACTCGGCGGCGGTTTCGAAACAGTTCTTGTGGATATCGATCATGATCTCTTCAAGGCGCTTCTGGGTGTAGTCGAAGGTCCAGGAATCGCGGCTGGCGTTTTGCTGCATTTCCAGTGCGGAGGTGGCAACACCGCCGGCGTTGGCGGCCTTGCCCGGGCCATAGGCCAGCTTCGCTTCCTGGAAGATGGCAATGCCTTCCGGCGTGGTCGGCATGTTGGCGCCCTCCGCCACGGCGATACAGCCGTTTTCAACCAGAGTCTTGGCGTCTTTGCCGTTCAGCTCGTTCTGGGTGGCGCAGGGCAGGGCCACGTCACACGGAACGCTCCAGATGTTGCCGTTTTCCACGTACTTGGCACCCTTGTGGAATTCAGTGTAGGCGCTGATGCGGCGGCGCTCCACTTCCTTGATGCGCTTGAGCGTCTGCAGGTCGATACCGCTTTCATCGACGATCATGCCCTGTGAATCGGAGCAGGCAATCACCTTGGCGCCCAGTTCGTGGCACTTCTCGATGGCGTAGATCGCCACGTTACCGGAACCGGAAACCACGACAGTCTTGCCGTCCAGGGAGTCACCACGGGCCTTGAGCATCTCCTGGGTGAAGAACACGGTGCCGTAACCGGTGGCTTCGGTACGGGCACGGCTGCCGCCCCAGTCCAGACCCTTGCCGGTGAAGACGCCGGATTCGTAGCGGTTGGTGATGCGCTTGTACTGGCCGAACAGGTAGCCGATCTCGCGGCCGCCCACGCCGATGTCACCGGCGGGAACGTCAGTGTACTCACCCAGGTGACGGTACAGCTCGGTCATCAGGCTCTGGCAGAAACGCATGATCTCGTCGTCGGACTTGCCCTTCGGATCGAAGTCGCTGCCGCCCTTGCCGCCGCCGATGGGCAGGCCGGTCAGGGCATTCTTGAAAATCTGCTCGAAGCCCAGGAACTTGATGATGCCCAGGTAAACCGACGGGTGGAACCGCATTCCGCCCTTGTAGGGGCCCAGGGCGCTGTTGAACTCGACCCGGAAGGCACGGTTGATGTGGATCTCGCCCTTATCGTCCTGCCAGGGTACCCGGAAGATGATCTGGCGCTCGGGTTCACAGATGCGCTGGATGATTTTCTTGTCCGCGAATTCCGGATACTTCACCAGGACGGGGCCCAGTGTTTCCAGAACCTCGTGAACGGCCTGATGGAATTCACTTTCGCCCGGATTACGGTGCAGTACGTCCTGGAAGATCGGTTCCAGTTTCTCGTCGAGTTTTACCGTCATGGTGATACCTGATTCGGAAGTTGCTGATTGAAAACGGCCCGGGAAAATGGCCGTCAGGTAAGAAAATGGGCGTAGATTGCACCACAGGAGTGCAGTTTTTGGCAAGCAGCGCTCAAGAGTTGTGCAGTAAAGACCATCCGGAATACCCCTTAAGGGGTGCGGCATTGTGTCCCAAGCCCGCGCCCGGGTTTGTCTTTATCATTACCGGCAATTAACCCCATTTTCCCACTCCCGTGATGGTAAGGAACCTCCAGGCATGACTGAGAAACCCCTGGCACGCATTATCGGCCTGATTCTGGCCGGATGTGCCACTGCCCCCGCTTTCTCCCAGGTACAGGACGATGACCAGTTGTTGATCCGGGTCACCGAAGGCCAGTCCGCCGAGGCGGCCCGGTTGTCAGAAGCGGCCCTGGCTTCGGAGCCGGTGTCCCTGCTGGATTCGGAGCCCTCGGTATCGCTTTCCCGTCTGGGCGGGCGTGGTCTGGACCCGGTGATCCATGGCCAGGGCCAGGAGCGGGTCGATGTGCTGCTGGACGGCATGCGGGTGGAAGGTGCCTGCCCTAACCGGATGGATCCACCCACCAGCCGGCTGAGCTCCGCGTTACCCCAGGTGCTGGAAGTCCGTACCAGCAACCGTACCCTTCGCTGGGGCCCGATCGCCGGTGGCCAGGTGGTGGCCACGACGGCGGCGCCAACCTTTGCCGACGGTAATAGCACGACCGGTCACCTCACCATCGGCGGGTCCGATAACGGTGAGGGCAAACTGGTCAATGGCAGTGCTGCGGTGGGCGATGGTGAAAATTACCTTCGGCTGTCTGCCGGTTACGAGGAAGCCGACGATTACGAGGACGGCGATGGCAACGAGGTTCGGAGCGCCTTTGAAAACACCGAGGGCCGCGTTGACGGAGCCTGGACAGCAGACAACGGTTTCTATGTAAAGGGCATGATCAGCCGCCAGGAAGAGCGGGATGTGAAATACGCCTCTGGCATGGATGCGCCAAAGACCGACACCGATATGTACCGCCTGGAACTGGGTGCGCCGGTGGCCAGCGGTGGCTGGAACCTGATGGCCTGGCAGGCGGATGTGGATCACGTGATGGACAATTTCAGTCTGCGTGAGCCGCCGGTGATGATGGGCATGCCCATGAAAATGCAGACCCTTTCTGAGACCCGGACCCAGGGCGCCCGGTTGGTGCTGGACCAGACTATCGACTATACCAAGGATATCGCTGTCGGTGTGGATGTGGAGAGCAACACCTGGGATGCCACCATGTACAACGGCATGGATCTGACCAACGAGGCTTCCTTCCTGTGGCCGGATGTGGAGCGTGATCGGATCGGGGTGTTTGCCGAAGCCTTCCACCGTATCCGGGTCAACATGCGCCTGGGTGCGGGTATCCGTTACGACCGGGTGGAAATGGACGCCAATCGCGCCGATGAGACGTTCACCATGAACCAGGATGCGATGCCCATGTCGCCGGCATCCATCTACGAGAATGTCTATGGCGTAACCGATACCCAAGCCACCGACGATAACATCAGTGGCTTCATGACCGGCGAATGGCGGGTCTCGCCGCTCAATACCCTGGAACTGACTGCTTCCCACAGCGTCCGCTCCCCCGGCGTCAACGAGCGCTATGTCACCAAGGGCAT is a genomic window containing:
- a CDS encoding HAMP domain-containing sensor histidine kinase — translated: MEWLTHSQTGIRQAARYLLGMRLAIVTIQLVAIAVAETMITLAHEAEALLLCLGYGVLATLGWLWFTRRPPASSLAVSAGLLADIALIGGWLFLTGGYTNPLVSLLLLPIAVAIILVPLGQSIAITISGIAAYTALVLWHTPITHGQHNDNLAQLHLFGMWATFALTAAILLLVVGALARRLRSQQLQLAQFRENRLRDEQIIALGLSAAAVGHRLGTPLNTMTLLLDEIRSETGRNSPTEQSGALQEDLDTMEQQIQLCSQHLQQLTRAAVEARSAHRETLTVEDWLLRLRESATLLWPSGPIHWQQPFPKAPVAVDATLDQAVLNLLANALTASPTWVGVAARTGAPGRIEIVVEDHGEGLEAALEGAPGEEIVDSRNGLGVGLFLSNATIQRLGGTLRARADENGTTMVIDLPEADPNGDSA
- a CDS encoding PEP/pyruvate-binding domain-containing protein; this encodes MTSDEPLQPTDRVSTGLAGLDEVLDGLRIGDNVVWRVSDLDDYRRFVLPFIDAAADAGRQIIYLRFGEHAPIVSEHPAVRVIHINALGGFESFTSRIWRLIEEHGRGAFYVCDCLSELLNAWATDAMVGNFFRVVCPFLFELDTVAWFALHPQRHSRMTLDRIRETTQVMIDVHRDGAEVQIHPIKAWRRQSPTMFLPHREQGGRFGPITDSSDATRVQASLELEYLHRQPLLDYWDKLFQEAGRALANHEQHCVDDLQDQVLKVLISRDPKILELARHYLSLEDLLTIRSRMVGSGYIGGKATGMLIARNILLQEDPDTWKSCLEPHDSSYLGTDAYYAFLVHNGLWPSVMRQRSEAGYLAEAPELQQSILEGGFPDEIRSELERLLDHYGQYPILVRSSSLQEDGFGNAFAGKYDSVFLVNQGGPEQRLAALEDAIRQVYASSMSEDALVYRRQRGLHQREEPMALLIQRVNGRFHGRYYLPDAAGVGVSRNTFAWDSSMDPEAGMVRLVMGLGTRAVDRIEGDHACVMALDQPGRHPFRNQDESYRFSQHLVDLLDLQEGALTTCPLSQLAHDVPALPLPYLAEVDRPASERAEQLGLDGPVWRLTFTPLVKRSRFIERLSRLLKTLEAGYRHPVDVEFTLHLDRQGEPSFNLVQCRPLATIGETGPVTLPEEPDPKRVLFRTEGHFMGGNINLTLERVIRIDASVYSRLTTGQRYEVARLVGEAVRQGNGHTLLIGPGRWGTSSPELGVPVRFADIAGVSVLVEVSEKAGDMMPDLSYGSHFFQDLVETGTAYVALFPDDRQCLYQPELLGPASRATEPEARPENAVLVTTIDDRPLHLRADVVSHRLICYFGD
- the gdhA gene encoding NADP-specific glutamate dehydrogenase, which encodes MTVKLDEKLEPIFQDVLHRNPGESEFHQAVHEVLETLGPVLVKYPEFADKKIIQRICEPERQIIFRVPWQDDKGEIHINRAFRVEFNSALGPYKGGMRFHPSVYLGIIKFLGFEQIFKNALTGLPIGGGKGGSDFDPKGKSDDEIMRFCQSLMTELYRHLGEYTDVPAGDIGVGGREIGYLFGQYKRITNRYESGVFTGKGLDWGGSRARTEATGYGTVFFTQEMLKARGDSLDGKTVVVSGSGNVAIYAIEKCHELGAKVIACSDSQGMIVDESGIDLQTLKRIKEVERRRISAYTEFHKGAKYVENGNIWSVPCDVALPCATQNELNGKDAKTLVENGCIAVAEGANMPTTPEGIAIFQEAKLAYGPGKAANAGGVATSALEMQQNASRDSWTFDYTQKRLEEIMIDIHKNCFETAAEFGSEGNYVLGANITGFLRVARAMNAMGVI
- a CDS encoding TonB-dependent receptor encodes the protein MTEKPLARIIGLILAGCATAPAFSQVQDDDQLLIRVTEGQSAEAARLSEAALASEPVSLLDSEPSVSLSRLGGRGLDPVIHGQGQERVDVLLDGMRVEGACPNRMDPPTSRLSSALPQVLEVRTSNRTLRWGPIAGGQVVATTAAPTFADGNSTTGHLTIGGSDNGEGKLVNGSAAVGDGENYLRLSAGYEEADDYEDGDGNEVRSAFENTEGRVDGAWTADNGFYVKGMISRQEERDVKYASGMDAPKTDTDMYRLELGAPVASGGWNLMAWQADVDHVMDNFSLREPPVMMGMPMKMQTLSETRTQGARLVLDQTIDYTKDIAVGVDVESNTWDATMYNGMDLTNEASFLWPDVERDRIGVFAEAFHRIRVNMRLGAGIRYDRVEMDANRADETFTMNQDAMPMSPASIYENVYGVTDTQATDDNISGFMTGEWRVSPLNTLELTASHSVRSPGVNERYVTKGMAWVGNPDLETEKHHKLELRLAGQSDGWHWRPAIWVDEVDDFVLRYEPAPDVIRYRNIDARLLGVEGELGWSSGTWSATSKLASVRGTNNDTDQPLPQIPPVQYIQTLGWHHKGHTVQAEWMLARRQDRIDEESGLDPSTSPGYGVFNLNGSHPLVDYLTLSWAVDNVFDKTWALHVSREDLFTGEAYRVNEPGRTFRAALTARW